ACCGGTGACTTCAACTGGAGCATGCCCAACAACGAGCGCGAGTTCGACGTCCAGCTGAGCTACATGTTCAACGCAGGGCACGATCGCACGGCGGCGCATCGAAAGCTCACAAGCATCCAGGACCCGGTCGAAACGCATGCCGTTTCCGACAGCGGCGAAGGGCAGCGTCACAACGGGTTGTTCAACTTCGAAAACGAAGGCAACTGGATCGGCATGTTCCCGTTTAACCGCCACGACGGGAACATCAACATGGCGTTTTTCGACGGCCATGCAGAGCAAATCACCGGTGCCGAAGCCAACGACGAAGGCGACGTCTGGACCTACCAAAACTGGTGGGACACGAACGACACGACCTTCTTCCGTGTCTGGGACGCCGGCTACAAGCGGTCTCAAGCACGTCGCCTTTAACCTCAGTCTCTGATCGTGTTTCTCTCTCCCGGCAGCCGCTTTGTCTCGGCTGCTCTTTTTTGCAACGAACCAATGACTGCATCTCACAAAAGCCACTGGCTCGGGCTCTGCATTGCCGGTTGCCTGGCCATTCTCGCAGCGTCTGCACATGCAGCAGAAATCGACCTGCCCGACGGCGTCGCCGACCTCGTCGAGGCCGAGGCGGACAAGCCGAAGTCGACCAGCGAGATCGTCGAAGACGACGCCGCCTCCGGTGGTAAGGCCGTCGCGTCGGACAAGACGTGGGAGCCGATCCTTGAGACCGATGCCTATGCCGACCTCGCCGGTCGCGTCACCGTCTGGGTCCGCTACAAGGGCGGGCCGGTCCAGCTGAAGACCATCGACGACGGCAAACAGACCGACCGCGACTGGAGCTGGGCGAAGCCGGACGGCTTCGCTTGGCACAAGATCGGCACTTACGACGCCAGCCAGCTCGGCGAACGCGTCCGCATCATCCGCGGCGAGTTCGACGGCACGACCGTCGTCGATTGCATCGCCGTCGACGTCGAAGAGACCGGCATCGACACGCCCCAGGACGCGGGCGACGTCGGCATCACGGGCGAGGCAGCCGGCGGTGGAGACGCCCTGCC
This genomic window from Planctomycetota bacterium contains:
- a CDS encoding prepilin-type N-terminal cleavage/methylation domain-containing protein, translated to MSHTIRTHANRHGFTLVELLVVIGIIALLISILLPTLSRARAQAASVVCLSNLRQIGTGLVQYGNDEGQWLPSGFGTASFGDPKWYAKAALGKYTTGGSVLLCPVDQNPLDRTGDFNWSMPNNEREFDVQLSYMFNAGHDRTAAHRKLTSIQDPVETHAVSDSGEGQRHNGLFNFENEGNWIGMFPFNRHDGNINMAFFDGHAEQITGAEANDEGDVWTYQNWWDTNDTTFFRVWDAGYKRSQARRL